A single window of Oreochromis aureus strain Israel breed Guangdong linkage group 5, ZZ_aureus, whole genome shotgun sequence DNA harbors:
- the LOC116317162 gene encoding E3 ubiquitin-protein ligase TRIM39-like, which produces MSFQSEEDLSCPVCHDIFRDPVFLTCSHSFCKTCLKNCWAQKLEQQCPVCKKMSEQSDPPCNLVLKNLAEAYLKKKNQSTAAGSEVICSLHFEKLKLFCLDHQEPACVICRDSRAHVDHKFWPIDEAAQDHKEELQKALKPLQDKLKVLQKAKGNFDITEKHIKTQAQQTEKQIKEQFKMFRMFLDEEEKTRLAVLSIEEQEKSQQMKEKIAALSREMAGLSATIRAAEEELKAENVAFLQDYKGTMNMVQLYPQLDAPQVVSEALIDVAKHLGNLGYNIWNKMKKMVSYSPVILDPNSAHPNLLISEDLTRVNVSEKLQLPDNPERFDFYPIAMASEGFYSGTHSWDVEVGNSTDWKVGVLAESAKRKGEPQSGLWRLGFYKGEYTVRSLPESSTVLFLKAVKKVRVQLDWNRGKVSFSDPDTKTHIHTFTHTFTEKMFPYVSNLSKIPLKMLPATVK; this is translated from the coding sequence ATGTCTTTCCAGTCCGAGGAGGATCTTTCCTGTCCCGTCTGCCATGACATCTTTAGGGATCCAGTTTTCCTGACATGCAGCCACAGCTTCTGCAAGACTTGTTTGAAGAACTGCTGGGCACAGAAGCTGGAACAGCAGTGCCCAGTCTGTAAAAAAATGTCTGAGCAGAGTGACCCACCCTGTAACTTGGTCTTAAAGAACCTCGCTGAGGCctacttaaaaaagaaaaatcagagcACTGCGGCAGGGTCTGAGGTTATCTGCAGTCTGCACTTTGAGAAACTCAAACTGTTCTGCTTGGACCATCAGGAGCCAGCATGTGTCATCTGTCGTGATTCGAGAGCACACGTCGACCACAAGTTCTGGCCCATCGATGAGGCCGCGCAGGATCACAAGGAAGAGCTCCAGAAAGCCCTGAAACCCTTACAGGACAAACTGAAGGTCTTACAAAAAGCGAAAGGAAACTTTGATATAACAGAGAAACACATTAAGACCCAGGCTCAACAAACAGAGAAGCAGATCAAGGAGCAGTTTAAGATGTTTCGCATGTTTCTGGATGAGGAAGAGAAGACCAGGCTGGCTGTTCTGAGTATAGAAGAGCAAGAGAAGAGTCAGCAGATGAAGGAGAAGATTGCggctctgagcagagagatGGCAGGTCTTTCAGCCACAATCAGAGCTGCAGAGGAGGAGCTGAAAGCTGAAAACGTCGCTTTTCTGCAGGACTACAAGGGTACAATGAACATGGTCCAGCTGTACCCCCAGCTGGATGCTCCACAGGTGGTCTCAGAAGCTCTGATAGATGTggccaaacacctgggcaacctgGGTTACAACATCTGGAACAAGATGAAGAAGATGGTCTCCTACTCTCCTGTGATTCTGGACCCAAACTCTGCCCATCCAAATCTCCTCATCTCTGAAGATCTGACCAGAGTGAACGTCAGTGAGAAACTTCAGCTTCCCGACAATCCAGAGAGGTTTGACTTCTACCCGATTGCTATGGCCTCCGAGGGCTTTTACTCAGGCACTCACAGCTGGGATGTTGAAGTTGGAAACAGCACAGACTGGAAAGTCGGTGTGTTAGCAGAGTCTGCCAAAAGGAAGGGAGAGCCGCAATCTGGATTATGGAGGCTAGGGTTTTATAAAGGTGAATACACAGTGCGCTCCCTGCCAGAGTCTTCCACCGTTCTCTTTTTAAAGGCAGTGAAGAAGGTCAGAGTTCAGCTGGATTGGAACAGGGGGAAGGTGTCATTCTCTGATCCTGACaccaaaacacacatacacaccttcacacacactttcactgaGAAGATGTTTCCATACGTAAGTAATCTGAGTAAAATTCCACTGAAGATGTTGCCCGCAACAGTGAAGTAG
- the LOC116317099 gene encoding zinc-binding protein A33-like: MSSGIQEELSCPVCRDIFRDPVVLSCSHSFCRNCLKRWWRKKEIRQCPVCKSASRKKNPPCNLVLKNLCENFLLETNQSASAESESLCGLHSEKLKLFCLDHQEPACLICRDSKTHSNHRFRPIDEAAQDHRKELQISLKPLQDKLKAFERVKGNFVQTAEHIKVQAFHAKRQIKEQFKKLHQFLDEEEEARITALREEEEGKSASMSDMIVALSREIASLSETIRAAEEELRARDITFLQNYKAAVSRVQRCPQLDDPQLVSGALIDVAKHLGNLTYNIWNKMKKMVSYSPVILDPNTAESHLCISEDLTSVSLGERQQLPDNPERFDGYPIVLGSECFDSGTHSWDVEVGDSPNWLVGVAEESTKRKGQTDFKCGLWAVWFSKGSYFIRSPLDSSSFHPKKKLQRIRVCLDWKSGKLSFSDPDINIHTFTHTFTQKLFPFVYTKNELPLKILPRVSHDSADSDSEGDHDEGGETVNGILDEDDDVIHDVDHDDDDDDD, encoded by the coding sequence ATGTCGTCTGGAATCCAAGAAGAGCTGTCCTGCCCCGTTTGTCGAGACATATTCAGAGACCCTGTTGTTCTGTCGTGCAGCCACAGCTTTTGTAGAAACTGCCTGAAAAGAtggtggagaaagaaagaaatacgccagtgtcctgtttgTAAGAGTGCATCTAGAAAGAAAAACCCACCCTGTAACTTGGTGTTAAAGAACCTGTGTGAGAACTTCTTACTGGAGACAAATCAGAGTGCTTCAGCAGAGTCCGAGTCGCTCTGCGGTCTGCACTCGgagaaactcaaactcttcTGTCTGGACCATCAGGAGCCAGCGTGTCTCATCTGCAGAGACTCAAAAACTCACAGCAACCACAGATTCAGACCCATCGATGAGGCTGCGCAGGATCACAGAAAGGAGCTCCAGATCTCACTGAAACCCTTACAGGACAAATTGAAGGCCTTTGAACGAGTTAAAGGAAACTTTGttcaaacagcagaacacattAAGGTTCAGGCCTTTCACGCAAAGAGGCAGATTAAGGAGCAGTTTAAGAAGCTTCACCAGTTTCtagatgaggaagaggaggccaggATCACTGCtctgagagaggaagaggaggggaagAGTGCAAGTATGAGTGACATGATTGTAgctctgagcagagagataGCAAGTCTCTCAGAAACAATCAGAGCCgcagaggaggagctgagagcACGAGACATCACTTTCCTGCAGAACTACAAGGCTGCAGTGAGCAGAGTCCAGCGGTGCCCCCAGCTTGATGATCCACAGCTGGTGTCAGGAGCTCTGATAGATGTggccaaacacctgggcaacctgACCTACAACATCTGGAACAAGATGAAGAAAATGGTCTCCTACTCTCCTGTGATcctggatccaaacacagctgaatcacaccTCTGCATATCTGAAGATCTGACCAGTGTGAGCCTTGGAGAGAGGCAGCAGCTTCCTGACAATCCAGAGAGGTTTGACGGCTATCCGATCGTCCTGGGCTCCGAGTGTTTCGACTCAGggactcacagctgggatgTTGAAGTTGGAGACAGTCCAAACTGGCTAGTTGGTGTGGCTGAAGAATCAACTAAAAGAAAGGGACAAACAGACTTTAAGTGTGGATTATGGGCTGTGTGGTTCAGTAAGGGTAGTTATTTCATACGTTCCCCACTAGATTCGTCCTCCTTTCATCCAAAGAAAAAGCTCCAGAGGATCCGAGTTTGCCTGGACTGGAAAAGCGGGAAGCTGTCATTCTCCGATCCTGACATCAACATtcacaccttcacacacactttcacccAGAAACTTTTTCCGTTTGTTTACACCAAGAACGAACTGCCATTGAAGATATTACCacgagtgtctcatgacagtgcagaCTCTGATAGTGAAGGAGATCACGATGAAGGTGGTGAAACTGTTAATGGCATTCTTGATGAGGACGATGATGTTATTCATGATGTTgatcatgatgatgatgatgatgatgactga